In Leptolyngbya sp. O-77, the genomic window TCGATTCAGTAAGCTTCTGACTTATACCGCTTTAGAAAATAGTTTTGGAGCCACACATAGCGGTTCGTGAATTCATGGATAACCAGGTTAGGTTTGCTTTCCAGGGCGAGATCCGGGTTATTTACAGGCGTTGATTGTAATGTCTTGATTAATTTTTGAAGGACGACAAACCAAACTGATAGGAGGAATTGAGAGACTAGTTTTTTCTCCAGAATGATTCTTCAGAGAGTCTTTAAACAGTCTTTAAAGACTCTTCAAACATTCATCTAGCACAACTCCATTGTCTGTATTTTGGGGCGGATAAGGTTTCTCTTTATACGACAATCACATTTTCTTTCCTAGGATTAGACTCAAACTTCAAAGCAAAACCACTATGTAAGCCTTGATACAGACTAGCTACAGCATTTTTGAAGCTAGTGAGGCACACGGATGGTCAATAAGCCCTTGCCTCGTGAGGGCAGCGTGTGCCTCACCCCGCAAGAAAATGCTGTATACAAACTGGCTGTGTTGAAATCTGAGTTGAAATCTGACTTTATGGCTCGGATTTTATGGCTCGGTTCTCAAGCCAGCTTTCACAAATCTGTGGGCGATCGCCCTTCCTAGTGCTTACGCATCCGCACAGCGCTTGCATGGCAATTGTGCGAACGAGAGAACTGCGTAACAATTCAACGTATAACCCACCCGACTCAACGCGATTCAACGCCTGTGATGGCTCATCATGGTTGAAGTTTTGGCCATTCTTTCGATTTCAGCCGCTACGGGGATGCGGATTGCCCTGCCGCTGCTGCTGATCGGGCTGTTGCAGCGCGAGTCGCTCTGGTCGTCGGTGCCGCTGCTGTCGCAGGTGCCGCCGCCGCTGGTGTTGGGGGTGCTGGTGAGCTGGTCGCTGGTGGAGCTGCTGTTTTCTAAAGACCGACTCGCTCAGCGGTTGCTGCAAATTGTGGAGATGGTGTGCAGCCCGGTGGTGGGGGCGATCGCCGGAATAACAGTCGCCCGCCTCATGCAAACGAGCCAAGAGCTAGTACCCGTGGCGGCGCTGGTGAGCGGGCTGCTGGCGCTGGTGTTTCAGTTGGTGCAGGTGGGCTGGTTTTATCGGCTGCGGGGGCTGCCGCTCTGGGCCATTTTTCTGCAAGATTTTCTCTGTGTGCTGCTGGTGCTATTTGCCTTTGATGCGCCGCGCCAAGGGGGGCTGATTGCGCTGCTGTTGCTATGGCTGGCGATTCGCAGCACGGCAGAGTGGCAACAGTGGTATCAAGCCCAGGCTAGCGCGGGCGATCGCCGTTTTCCCCGGCGCGGCAAGCAAGATCCTGATTAGCCAGGAAAAACACGCTATGCCAGATGAGCTGAGCCAGGAACAGACTGGGTGGGCGAGTGTGTGGAGCTTGCGATCGCATCTGGAGGTGGCGCTGGCAACCTGCTGGCGGGGGGCGATCGCTCGTCACCCCTTGCCTGACCTGCCAGATTTGCAAAACCAAATTAGACTGCGCCGAGTGGATGCGCCGACGGGAGTGGTCTATAGCTCGGCGATCGCCCCCCGACTGGCGGCGAGTCTAGATATGACAACCGAAGAGATAGCAACCCTGTTGGCCCACAGTTGGCAACCTCCGGCTGAACCCCAAGCAGACTGGGCCGATAGCCTGCTCACCGTCACCCAGCGGCATCTGATCCAAATTCGCCTGGGCGATCGCCTGCTGGCGGCATGGTTGCAGCAATTTGCAAAATCTGCCAGCGCCAGAGCGCCAGATTCCCCAACCCCTGCGACACTGTCTGTTCCAATCTCGCCGCCCCTAATCCAGCCGTCTCGATCTCTCCGCCAGAACGAATACTTTCAGAACGAATACTTTGAAATGCAGGCTGCTCACGCCCGATGTTGCGCCTTGCTAACCCTAGCAGAACGGCTCGGTCTGATTCGCTTTGAGGCACCCGTAATGATCGACGGTGCGCTGGTCTGGCCAGCGCCGCTGCCCTGGCTGGAGGCAGATGGGACGCTTCGCACTCAGCAGCCCACAGAGCTGCGCCTGCTTCTGCAAGTGGTGGATAGTGTAGACGCTCTGGCGCAAGCTCAAAACGGTTCGGCGATCGCCCTAGCTCTGTCCCTCAGCCGCTGTGTGTATGACTTTGACGCAAGCTGCCGCATCTTTGGCGACGTGGCAGTTAACCAACTGGAACTGGCGCAGGCGAGGCTGGGGCTGGTGCGAGCCGCGCAGCAGACGTTGCGCTGGCTGCTAGAAGGGCCTCTGCGGGTGGCGGCTCCATGCTCCCTATAGGCATTTTCTTGCAGAGAGGAACGTGTAAAGACTGTGACAATTATAGGAATTGCTAATCATTGGCACTGGGACGCTGACAAGACTGGGAAGGGTCTGATATATTTTCATCAGTGTGAGGAGCGAACCAGCAAGGGCATCGAGACGAAACACGGTCAGTCGCCGATGCCCTTCCTGATTTCTAAGCTCCACCTCTCAGGTGAGGGGCTTTATGTTGCTAGCTTTTTGAGCTTTCAGAGTTTTGACGTAGGTTTTAATCGCTGAGCGACTTCCATCTTTTCAGGCAGGGAGTGAGCAAGCGTAGCAAGGATTTAGGCGGATTTTGTTTTACCGAACCACGCTTGCGCTGCGGGCTGGATTCTGGCTTCTCGGTTTAGGAACTTGCTTCAGCCCAGAATGAACTTTTCGATGGCGATCGCCGCTCCGTCTTCTTCTACGGAAGGGGCGACCCAGTTGGCGATCGCCTGCACGCCCTCCGGCGCGTTGCCCATTGCCACGCCAATGCCTGCATATTGCAGCATCTCAAAGTCATTGAAGTTATCGCCGATCGCCATTACCTGGTTGGCACGGAGTCCCAGAATGGTCTCCGCTAGATAGCGAACCGCGTTGCCCTTATTCACCTTTGGGTGGGTCGCTTCCAGGAAAATATCCACAGATTTGGTCAGGTATAGCTCGGTCGGGGCGTAGCGCTGCCGCAGCTTTTCCAGCAGGTCGTCAATCAGTTCTACGTTGCTGCTTTGGGCGAGGATCTTGGTCAGGTCGGCATCGAGCAGGGTTCGCAGGTCGCCAACAGCAATCGGCTCAATGCTGGAGCGTTCTGCATAGGCTTCGGTTTCGGCGGTGATCTCGCGGACGTAGAGCTGGTCATTAATATAAAAATGCACCGAGACTTCTTTTCGCACCGAGGGCTGCTCGTAAAACTCTAACAATTGCTGCGCGTAGACCCTGGGCAAGTGCCAGTGGCGATGCAGCGTGTCGTCGGCAGGATCTTTGATTAATGCGCCCTGATAGCTCATCAGCGGCAGGGTAGAGCCAAGATCTGCATGAAAACGGCAGGCTGATTGATACATCCGCCCCGTGGCGATCGCCACAGGAATGCCCTGCGCCTGCACCGCTTGCACCGCCTGTTTCACTCGCGCCGAAATCTGGTTCGACGCGCCCACAACTGTCCCGTCCAGATCCACTACTAGCAGGCGAATCTCTCCCGATTGGGCTGCCGAGTTTTCCACAAATGCCCCTTGCGCTGTCCCTGCCGCTAAATTTCCCATCCCAGCTTACCGCAAGCTTCAGTTTTCATTAAGCCAAGCCAGGTCAGCAATTAGCGCTTGTTATGATTTGAGCCGAAATAGCGAGTTGAGTTCATCCAACCATGACTACTGCAACTGTGCTGGAATTTATGCATCGCACTGCCGCCGACGACACCCTGCGACAACAGCTTGAAGCCCTGCTCGGTGTGGGCGACGGCAACATCAGCAGCGAATCTGAGCTAGACCCGGCCGAAACTGCCGCTCTGACGGGCGATCGCGCTCCGGATGTGGCAGCCTTTGCGGCTCAAAAGGGCTTCCAGTTTTCTGCCGATGAGCTAATCGCCGTGGTCAGCGCTTTTCAGCAGCATCAAGACGGCACATTATCAGACGAGGAGTTTGCCCAGATCTTGGGAACCTCGTTTACCAACAGTTCCGACAAAGTGCAGTCTCAGATGAAGCGGCTGGCCCAGTTTCTCAGCAAGACCTATTTAGGCATTGATTTGAAATAAGGTTTAACGACTAGCGGTCAGGTTTCAGGACTTGCGCCTTCTCCGTCCTAGAACCCTGATTGCTAGTCCAGTGCAGATGCTTCGCTCCTTGCCTCCGGCAAGATGAGCATGGCATCGCCGAAGGAATAAAAGCGATATTCTTGGACGATCGCCTCCTGATAAAGCGCCAGCAGTCGCTCTCGTCCCGTGAGGGCGCTGACGAGCATCATCAGGCTAGATTTGGGCAGGTGGAAGTTGGTAATCAGCCCGTCCACCACGCGCCATTGGTAGCCGGGATAAATAAATAGCTCTGTTTTGCCGCAGTAGGGCTGGAGTGACCCGCTCTGGGATGCGCCTTCGAGGGCGCGGGTGGCGGTGGTGCCCACGGCAATTACCCGGCCGCCGCTGGCTTTTGTGGTGGCGATCGCCGCTACGGTTTCTGGCGAAATCTCTAGCCACTCGCCGTGCATCTTGTGGTCGGTGATGGTTTCCGCTTCCACCGGGCGAAAGGTTCCCACGCCCACATGCAGCGTGATAAAGCTGCGCCGGATGCCCTGCTGCTCCAGGCGATCGAGCAGTTCGGGCGTGAAGTGTAGTCCGGCAGTGGGGGCGGCGGCAGAACCGGGGCGATCGCCATAGACCGTCTGATACTGCTCTGGATCGACGTGGGAATTCTCGATATAGGGGGGCAGGGGCACCTGACCCAGCAGGTGTAGCACTGACAAGAAGGGCTTGTTTTCTGCAACCTGAAATTCCAGAATCCTGCCAGAAGTGGCTGTATCCACCGCCAGCACGGTCGCCGTCAGCAGCGGTTCCGCGCCTTCCGGCTGATCCGGCTGAAAAAATTCAATCATTGCGCCCACCTTGAGCCGTCGCCCAGGTCGCACCAGCGCCAGCCAGCGGTTTTCTGCCTGTTCCTCCAGCAGCAGCACCTCTACCTTTGCGCCACCCAACTTGCGCCCAAACAGCCGCGCCGGTAAGACGCGAGTGTTGTTTAGCACTAACAAATCGCCCGGTCGCAGCAGATCTGGCAAATCCCGAAAAATGCAGTGCTGATGGGAGTTTGGCGAATCCACCACCAGCAGCCGCGAGCGATCGCGCGGCACCACCGGATTTTGGGCAATCCGCTCGGCAGGCAAATGATAGTCATAAGATGTCAGCCGCAGGTCGAGGGAAGTTGGCGCTTCTGAGCCTGGCGGAGAGTCTGGAGGGAACGGGGCTGATGCGGGGTGCTGCGGCGACGGGTTCAAAGACATGCTCAACTAAATCCACTAAATCCAGGCAGATTGGGGAGAAACACCCCCCCAGGTAGGGGGTCTTTCCCCTATGAAACGTCAGGGTTTATTACGAAAATAAAACTGTAGTTGAAATTGCATTTGCTGGGGTTGGACGCATGGAATACATCTATTACCTCGCGAATGCCAGTTTAACGCTTCGGGTGGTTGAATATCTTCACAACACGCCCTGGCTCCCCGTTCGCTTCATGACGGTTATTCATCAGATCGACGGTTGGGTAGTTAAGGTTAAACTGGAGCGCTGCCTGGATGCCGATCGGGACGGTGACTTTCGCGCTTTTTTGAATGAGTTGGGCATTGCCTACGAGCCGGATATCCGCGTGCGGATGGCGCTGTGGGGGCTGGAAACTGGCCAGTCGCCTGTGGACGTAATGCGCCGCTACCAGGTGGCGGTCGTGTCTCACGGCAGCCCTGATGGCGAAGAAATCGAAGAGTTTCGTCAGCAGTTTGTGCAAGGGCTGGGCTATTGCCCCGAAACTCTGGCCTAGTGCGCCACCCGCTTTGCAACGCTAGGTGACCTGCTTGGTCAACCCACTTAAGTTTATCGTCACTCCAAGTTTGAACGCAGCTTGAACTCTATTACGCCATCTCACCCGATGCGGCTTGAGGTGGCGTTTTTTGTTGGGCAGCTTTTATGAACGACCCAAACTCCGGTCCTGGATTGCGGAAAATTGGCAAGGGGCGATCGCGCTAAAATGCACCCAACCCTCCGATCTCTCAGCCCTCCACCACCCATGACCTCCCTCCTTCCCGCGGCCACGCCTACCGAAATTTTCTACCCCTCTTCTGATGGTGAACCCGTGGCAGAAACCTATGTGCATCTCTATGCCATGCTCGTCACGCTGGAAGTGTTGCGCCAATATCTGGAGGGGCAGCAGGCGACTGTGCTGGCGAATCAGTTTATGTATTACGCGCAGGGCTATCCCAAGCTGCGGGTTGCGCCGGATGTGATGGTGATTTTTGACGTGGCTCCGGGCGGACGCGACAACTACAAAATCTGGGAAGAGGGACAGGTTCCATCCGTCATCTTTGAGATGACCTCGAAGGGCACTCAGGCCGAAGATCAGGTCTTCAAACGAACGCTGTATGAGCAGCTCGGCGTGCGCGAATACTGGCTCTTTGACCCGCGGGGCGAATGGATCGACGGGCAACTTCAGGGCTATCGCCTGCACAACGACACCTACGAGCCTATTACCGATGGCCGCAGCGACCCGCTGAAACTGCGTCTGGAAATCGACGGACAACTGATCGCGTTTTATCGAGAAGACACGGGCGAAAAGCTACTGATTCCTGGCGAACTGGCGCAGGCGTTGAGAACCGAGGCCCAGGCCCGCCAGGACGCTGAAGCGCGGGCGCAGGCGCTAGAAGCAGAGGTCGAAAGACTGCGATCGCGCCTGAGAGAGTTGGGCGCAGAGGAAGGCTAGCGGCTGGATCAGTCGGCGGCGCGGCTGGTCTGCTACGCTGATATATTGCGGAATGTTGATAGGCTGATAAAGGGTCAGCTTCCCGCAACACGCGGCCGTTGGCGATCGCCGCGCCCCAGCGCCCAGATCTGCCTGCTCATCTCTCCTCCTTTACCCAATCACTCTATGCTTCAAGCTGGAATTGTCGGACTGCCCAACGTGGGCAAATCGACCCTCTTCAATGCGGTGGTGGCCAATGCCAAAGCGCAGGCGGCCAACTTTCCCTTTTGCACCATCGAACCCAATACGGGGGTCGTCGCTGTGCCCCGACGAGCGGCTGGCAGTGCTGGCCAAGATTTCCAACTCTGCCCGAAATCATTCCGGGCGCGGGTAGAGTTTGTAGACATTGCTGGTCTGGTGAAAGGGGCCAGCAAAGGTGAAGGCTTGGGCAACCAGTTTTTGGCGAATATCCGCGAGGTGGATGCGATCGTCCATGTGGTGCGCTGTTTTGAAAACGACGACATTATTCATGTTGCCGGCTCGGTCGATCCGGTGCGAGATATCGAAGTGATTAACCTGGAGCTGGCGCTGGCGGATTTGTCGCAGCTCGAAAAGCGGGCCGATCGCACTCGTAAGCAGGCAAAAACCAGCAAAGATGCTCAGGCAGAGTTGGCCGTGTTAGACAAGCTGCTGGTGGTGCTGAACGAGGGCAAGTCAGCGCGACTGGTGGAATTGACGGACGAGGAGGAGGCGATCATTAAACCGCTGGGGCTATTGACGCGCAAGCCCGTGATCTACGCAGCAAACGTGTCGGAAGATGACCTGGCGACGGGCAATGAGTGGGTAGAACAGGTGCGGGCGATCGCCGCTGCGGAAAACGCCCAAGTCGTTGTCGTGTCAGCCCAGGTTGAATCGGAACTCATCGAGCTATCGGAAGAAGAACGTGCTGATTTTCTAGAATCGCTGGGTGTGCAAGAAGGCGGGCTGAAATCCCTGATTCGCGCAACTTACGACCTGTTAGGATTGCGAACCTATTTCACCACGGGGCCAAAAGAAACTCGCGCCTGGACGATTCGCGCTGGAATGCTGGCTCCCCAGGCGGCGGGGGTGATTCATACTGACTTCGAGCGGGGCTTTATCCGTGCAGAAACGGTGGCCTATGATGACTTGGTAGCCACAGGTTCTATGGCGGCGGCAAAGGAAAAGGGATTGGTTCGCAGCGAGGGCAAGGAATATTTGGTGCAGGAAGGGGATGTCATGCTATTCCGCTTTAACGTGTAGTTCTAATGTGCAGCTTGGGAACGGTGAATCAGCTTTATAGGCCCCGTGACTGAAGTCTTTAATTTTGATATTTGGTTTTGATGAGGGAAAGCGCAATGGGAGACTCGAAGCGACGCAAGGAATCTCTGGGCGAGAAATACGGGCAAGAAGATAATATTCTGCCGGGTATCCCCATCAAGCCCAGTCAGGCAAGACTGTTTTCGCAAATCACAACGCGCGGTGCATGGATTGGGATCGCGCTGTTGGTGGTGTATTGGGTCGTGGTGCGGTTCGTCGGCCCTAGCTTGGGCTGGTGGGAATTGAACTAAGGAACTGGTTGGCAGGGCGATCGCCCTAGGGGCGACCTTGCTAGGTTGGCACGTGACCTTTTTTCTCAAAAACTTTTCGCCTATAAAAATCCAGCGTGGAGGCATGTCCGT contains:
- a CDS encoding DUF4126 domain-containing protein is translated as MVEVLAILSISAATGMRIALPLLLIGLLQRESLWSSVPLLSQVPPPLVLGVLVSWSLVELLFSKDRLAQRLLQIVEMVCSPVVGAIAGITVARLMQTSQELVPVAALVSGLLALVFQLVQVGWFYRLRGLPLWAIFLQDFLCVLLVLFAFDAPRQGGLIALLLLWLAIRSTAEWQQWYQAQASAGDRRFPRRGKQDPD
- a CDS encoding Cof-type HAD-IIB family hydrolase; its protein translation is MGNLAAGTAQGAFVENSAAQSGEIRLLVVDLDGTVVGASNQISARVKQAVQAVQAQGIPVAIATGRMYQSACRFHADLGSTLPLMSYQGALIKDPADDTLHRHWHLPRVYAQQLLEFYEQPSVRKEVSVHFYINDQLYVREITAETEAYAERSSIEPIAVGDLRTLLDADLTKILAQSSNVELIDDLLEKLRQRYAPTELYLTKSVDIFLEATHPKVNKGNAVRYLAETILGLRANQVMAIGDNFNDFEMLQYAGIGVAMGNAPEGVQAIANWVAPSVEEDGAAIAIEKFILG
- the queA gene encoding tRNA preQ1(34) S-adenosylmethionine ribosyltransferase-isomerase QueA, which encodes MSLNPSPQHPASAPFPPDSPPGSEAPTSLDLRLTSYDYHLPAERIAQNPVVPRDRSRLLVVDSPNSHQHCIFRDLPDLLRPGDLLVLNNTRVLPARLFGRKLGGAKVEVLLLEEQAENRWLALVRPGRRLKVGAMIEFFQPDQPEGAEPLLTATVLAVDTATSGRILEFQVAENKPFLSVLHLLGQVPLPPYIENSHVDPEQYQTVYGDRPGSAAAPTAGLHFTPELLDRLEQQGIRRSFITLHVGVGTFRPVEAETITDHKMHGEWLEISPETVAAIATTKASGGRVIAVGTTATRALEGASQSGSLQPYCGKTELFIYPGYQWRVVDGLITNFHLPKSSLMMLVSALTGRERLLALYQEAIVQEYRFYSFGDAMLILPEARSEASALD
- a CDS encoding Uma2 family endonuclease produces the protein MTSLLPAATPTEIFYPSSDGEPVAETYVHLYAMLVTLEVLRQYLEGQQATVLANQFMYYAQGYPKLRVAPDVMVIFDVAPGGRDNYKIWEEGQVPSVIFEMTSKGTQAEDQVFKRTLYEQLGVREYWLFDPRGEWIDGQLQGYRLHNDTYEPITDGRSDPLKLRLEIDGQLIAFYREDTGEKLLIPGELAQALRTEAQARQDAEARAQALEAEVERLRSRLRELGAEEG
- the ychF gene encoding redox-regulated ATPase YchF, with amino-acid sequence MLQAGIVGLPNVGKSTLFNAVVANAKAQAANFPFCTIEPNTGVVAVPRRAAGSAGQDFQLCPKSFRARVEFVDIAGLVKGASKGEGLGNQFLANIREVDAIVHVVRCFENDDIIHVAGSVDPVRDIEVINLELALADLSQLEKRADRTRKQAKTSKDAQAELAVLDKLLVVLNEGKSARLVELTDEEEAIIKPLGLLTRKPVIYAANVSEDDLATGNEWVEQVRAIAAAENAQVVVVSAQVESELIELSEEERADFLESLGVQEGGLKSLIRATYDLLGLRTYFTTGPKETRAWTIRAGMLAPQAAGVIHTDFERGFIRAETVAYDDLVATGSMAAAKEKGLVRSEGKEYLVQEGDVMLFRFNV
- a CDS encoding DUF2839 domain-containing protein, whose amino-acid sequence is MGDSKRRKESLGEKYGQEDNILPGIPIKPSQARLFSQITTRGAWIGIALLVVYWVVVRFVGPSLGWWELN